The following proteins come from a genomic window of Terriglobia bacterium:
- a CDS encoding R3H domain-containing nucleic acid-binding protein encodes MTIQDKIATAKRINELLTGIIKYGDFRLKYRITVDPPVPEDRDWERPVILVDFSGADSGMLLERGGELLRSIETVVIESLHIGSEEHDRVAFDCMGFRAARIEELKLAAGVAAEKVKTSKMPYSFAPMSSRERRIVHLALRDDAELRTESEGEGPQRHLVVYPKDYKGKVAAPVMRRGRGRR; translated from the coding sequence ACGAATCAACGAGCTGCTCACCGGCATTATCAAGTATGGCGATTTTCGCCTCAAATACCGCATCACCGTCGATCCGCCGGTCCCGGAAGACCGAGACTGGGAGCGCCCCGTGATTCTGGTGGACTTCAGCGGTGCCGACAGCGGGATGCTTCTGGAGCGCGGCGGCGAATTGCTCCGCTCCATCGAAACCGTCGTGATCGAATCGCTTCACATCGGCTCCGAAGAGCACGATCGCGTTGCCTTCGACTGCATGGGTTTCCGCGCGGCACGTATCGAGGAACTCAAGCTTGCGGCCGGCGTCGCGGCAGAAAAGGTAAAGACTTCAAAGATGCCATACTCGTTTGCGCCGATGTCGTCCCGTGAACGACGCATCGTCCACCTGGCTCTCCGTGACGATGCGGAACTACGCACCGAGAGCGAAGGCGAGGGTCCGCAGCGCCACCTCGTGGTATATCCCAAGGACTACAAGGGAAAAGTGGCCGCACCGGTAATGCGGCGAGGCAGGGGAAGAAGATAA
- a CDS encoding amidohydrolase family protein: protein MTVSAQQIDPQLMSYIDSIQAIDNHAHVVAPDLAHDVNYDALRCEILPAATGLAPANTRFGPDVMAAWKALYDVVADSDSPANVKKVDAAQQAVRQREGANYFDWVLKQAGFDVVLANRVAMAPQLDARHFKWVPYDDALLFPLNNEAEKAVSPDRKVLYGAEEDHLKAYLQTAGMQSIPTTLDAYLDKVVLPILQSQKKAGAVAIKFEVAYLRPLDFAPATQADAARIYAQHLNSGVPSNTDYKVLQDYLFHYIAEHAGELGLAVHIHTGVGCGEYFETRGSDPMLLEGVLNDPSLRKTNFVLLHGGSPFERHNAALIMKPNVYVDTSVLELFYSPAELAHILRPWLEVMPEHVIFGTDSGPFGPGFNWEETAWVGSRNARRALGIVLTQMMNDGAITRTRAKEIAEDVLRKNAAELYKIQ, encoded by the coding sequence ATGACTGTCTCCGCTCAACAAATTGATCCTCAACTCATGTCCTACATCGACTCCATCCAGGCGATCGATAATCACGCCCACGTCGTTGCGCCCGACCTTGCACACGACGTCAACTACGACGCCCTTCGCTGCGAGATCCTGCCCGCTGCAACCGGACTCGCACCTGCGAACACGCGCTTCGGCCCCGACGTGATGGCTGCGTGGAAAGCGCTCTACGATGTGGTGGCCGATTCCGATTCCCCGGCGAACGTCAAGAAGGTCGACGCGGCCCAGCAGGCAGTTCGCCAAAGAGAGGGCGCCAACTACTTCGATTGGGTCTTGAAACAGGCAGGATTCGACGTAGTTCTGGCGAATCGTGTCGCGATGGCGCCACAACTCGACGCAAGGCACTTCAAGTGGGTTCCATATGATGACGCACTGTTGTTTCCTCTGAACAACGAAGCGGAGAAGGCCGTCTCACCGGATCGCAAGGTTCTATACGGAGCCGAAGAGGATCACCTGAAAGCCTATCTTCAGACGGCCGGCATGCAATCGATTCCCACCACCCTTGACGCCTACCTCGACAAGGTGGTCCTGCCGATCTTGCAGTCGCAGAAAAAGGCCGGCGCGGTGGCGATTAAATTCGAAGTTGCCTACCTGCGTCCGCTCGACTTTGCTCCAGCGACCCAGGCCGACGCGGCGCGGATCTATGCACAGCATCTCAATAGCGGAGTTCCTTCGAATACCGACTATAAAGTCCTGCAGGACTATCTCTTTCACTACATTGCCGAGCACGCTGGCGAGCTTGGCCTTGCGGTTCACATCCACACCGGAGTCGGTTGCGGCGAGTACTTCGAAACCCGCGGCTCCGACCCCATGCTGCTCGAGGGCGTTTTGAACGACCCTTCTTTGCGCAAGACGAACTTTGTCCTGCTCCATGGCGGCAGTCCCTTCGAGCGCCACAACGCGGCTCTCATTATGAAGCCGAATGTCTATGTCGATACCTCCGTCCTTGAACTCTTCTATTCCCCAGCGGAGCTTGCGCACATCCTGCGTCCCTGGCTCGAGGTTATGCCCGAGCACGTCATTTTCGGAACAGATTCCGGTCCCTTCGGCCCGGGCTTTAACTGGGAGGAAACGGCGTGGGTGGGATCTCGAAATGCCCGGCGCGCCCTGGGGATCGTTCTCACGCAGATGATGAACGATGGCGCTATCACTCGAACTCGCGCGAAAGAGATCGCCGAGGACGTCCTGCGAAAGAACGCAGCCGAACTCTACAAGATTCAATAG